The window CGCAACATCCGTTTTGGAAACTTCCGCAAGTAACCATCACACCCCACATCGCAGCATTGAGTTTCCCTGAGCAAGTGGTCGACATTTTTGCAGACAACTACTTGAGTTGGCGAGACGGGTTCTCTCTAAATAATCAGGTTGATTTCGATAAAGGGTATTAACCATCTTATGTCTTTAGAAACATTGCTAAAGCAAGTACGAGCCTGCCAGATCTGCGCAGACGATTTACCTTTGGGTGCAAATCCTGTCGTACAAGCAGCAAAAGACGCACGCATCCTAATCATCGGACAAGCACCGGGGACGCGCGTACACAAAACCTCGATACCTTGGAATGACCCAAGCGGCGATCGGTTACGCCAATGGCTCGATATCGACAAAGACACTTTCTACGACCCAAACAAAATAGCCATTGTCCCGATGGGCTTCTGCTATCCAGGCAAGAGGAACTCTGGCGATTTGCCTCCTCGCAAAGAGTGTGCGCCTGCTTGGCATAAAAAGATTCTAGATCAGTTGCCCAATATAGAGCTGACACTACTGATTGGTCAGTACTCACAACAGTACTATCTCACCAACAAACCAAAAACACTCACGCAAACTGTTCAGCAATGGCAGGACTGGGAGCCTGACTTTATCCCACTTCCTCACCCTTCTCCACGCAACACATTGTGGTTAAAGAAGAACCCTTGGTTTGAATCTGACGTCGTGCCATACCTTAAAAAGCGTGTCCATTCGATGCTTTAGGTTACCTATGATCTAATTGCTTGTTTATCTGTACAAGAAAATTTTCGCACAAGCAGCAAGACTCTAAGTTATTGTTTATAAAAACCTTAAGCAGCAACTGAACAGCTCGAGTAGTAATTAGATCATGGTAGACCAAATGCTATCAGAGCTGTACAACCTTGCGTTTCAGATATAAAAGCTGAATTTTAGGTAAAAAAATACCGGCACTGAAGGCCGGTATTTGATTTCAAAAATTCGAAGTTACTTATGGTATGGCTTAGATAGCTCGTGTACCGCTTCCACAAATACGCCTGCGTTTTCTGGCGGCACATCCAAGTGGATACCGTGCCCTAGGTTGAACACGTGACCAGTACCTGCATCGCCAAAGCCTTCTAGAATACCCGCGACTTCTTCACGGATACGCTCTGGTGAAGCGTAAAGCATTGATGGGTCCATATTACCTTGTAGAGCCACTTTATCGCCGATACGTGCGTTTGCGTCTGCGATGTTGATCGTCCAGTCTAGACCTACCGCATCACAGCCCGTTGCTGCGATTTGCTCAAGCCACATACCACCGTTCTTAGTGAACAACGTTACTGGCACACGGCGACCGTCGTTTTCACGAATCAGACCATCTACAATCTTGTGCATGTATTGTAGTGAGAACAGGTTGTAGTCACGAGGTGTCAGTACACCGCCCCATGTATCAAATACCATCACCGACTGTGCACCCGCTTTAATTTGCGCGTTTAGGTACTCGATAACGCTGTCTGCTAACTTATCTAGAAGTAGGTGTAGCGTTTGTGGTTCTGCGTACATCATCTTCTTGATCTTGGTGAACGCTTTCGAGCTGCCGCCTTCAACCATGTAAGTCGCCAGTGTCCATGGGCTACCAGAGAAACCAATCAGTGGAACGTCACCGTTCAAATCTTTGCGGATTTGACGCACTGCGTTCATTACGTATTGCAGCTCGCCTTCTGGATCCGGCAGACCGATCTTTTCTACGTCTGCTTTGCAAGTGATAGGCTTATCGAAAACCGGACCTTCACCCGCAGCAAAGCGAAGTTCTAAGCCCATTGCATCTGGGATAGTTAGGATGTCAGAGAACAAGATCGCTGCATCAAGAGGAAAACGGCGTAGTGGTTGAAGCGTTACTTCTGACGCCAACTCCGCGTTTTTACACAAAGACATGAAATCGCCCGCTTGCGCACGAGTTGCTTTGTATTCTGGTAGGTAACGACCTGCCTGACGCATCATCCATACTGGCGTGTAATCTACTGGCTCTTTTAAAAGGGCACGCAGATAACGATCATTTTTTAATTCAGTCATTCCGTAATTCCAATTGTTAGGCTTTCTTTGAAAGGGGGTATTCTATCACTGATTTAAGGCTAATAGCTGTGTGCTTTGCAACCTGGATCAAGTTATTAACTTTTAAATCAGTGCTTAATTTGCACCCAATCGGTATCAGTGTTAAAAATTTGTTCGCTAGCGAAAACTACAATTATAAACTGAGTACCCGGTACTCAGCATCTCATAACGACATCTTACTTACCCCCTCCCTCTCGGAGGGTTTTTTTTATCTACATTTCAGCTGATTAGACTCGATATCTTGTCGCGTTTGCTCGATAAGTGCTCTTGCAATCGTTCCTTCTGGTGCGACTGGCGGCATCTCGTCAACACCAAACCATTGCGCATCGGATAACTCAGTGTAGTCAGGGTTCAATTCACCAGAGTCAAAATCGGCCAGAAAAGCCATCATCATGCTAGATGGAAACGCCCACGGCTGGCTGTCAAAGTAACGAATGTTTTTCACATGTATGCCCGTTTCTTCGTGCACCTCAC is drawn from Vibrio campbellii CAIM 519 = NBRC 15631 = ATCC 25920 and contains these coding sequences:
- a CDS encoding uracil-DNA glycosylase family protein, which produces MSLETLLKQVRACQICADDLPLGANPVVQAAKDARILIIGQAPGTRVHKTSIPWNDPSGDRLRQWLDIDKDTFYDPNKIAIVPMGFCYPGKRNSGDLPPRKECAPAWHKKILDQLPNIELTLLIGQYSQQYYLTNKPKTLTQTVQQWQDWEPDFIPLPHPSPRNTLWLKKNPWFESDVVPYLKKRVHSML
- the hemE gene encoding uroporphyrinogen decarboxylase, which gives rise to MTELKNDRYLRALLKEPVDYTPVWMMRQAGRYLPEYKATRAQAGDFMSLCKNAELASEVTLQPLRRFPLDAAILFSDILTIPDAMGLELRFAAGEGPVFDKPITCKADVEKIGLPDPEGELQYVMNAVRQIRKDLNGDVPLIGFSGSPWTLATYMVEGGSSKAFTKIKKMMYAEPQTLHLLLDKLADSVIEYLNAQIKAGAQSVMVFDTWGGVLTPRDYNLFSLQYMHKIVDGLIRENDGRRVPVTLFTKNGGMWLEQIAATGCDAVGLDWTINIADANARIGDKVALQGNMDPSMLYASPERIREEVAGILEGFGDAGTGHVFNLGHGIHLDVPPENAGVFVEAVHELSKPYHK